A single Triticum dicoccoides isolate Atlit2015 ecotype Zavitan chromosome 2A, WEW_v2.0, whole genome shotgun sequence DNA region contains:
- the LOC119357168 gene encoding elicitor-responsive protein 3-like, whose amino-acid sequence MVRGKLEVLLVSAKGLDDSDFFNSMDPYVILTCRSHEQKSTVASGAGSEPEWNETFFFAVSGDAPELRVKIMDSDALSADDLVGEACIPLEAVLQEGSLPPAVHRVVKDEEYRGEIKIALTFTPAEENEEEESYGGWNQST is encoded by the exons atGGTGCGCGGGAAGCTGGAGGTGCTGCTCGTCTCCGCCAAGGGCCTCGACGACTCCGATTTCTTCA ATAGCATGGACCCGTACGTGATCCTCACCTGCCGCAGCCACGAGCAGAAAAGCACCGTCGCATCAG GAGCAGGGAGCGAGCCTGAGTGGAACGAgaccttcttcttcgccgtctccgGCGACGCTCCGGAGCTCAGGGTCAAGATCATGGACAGTGACGCCCTCTCGGCCGACGACCTCGTCGGAGAAGCATG TATCCCGCTGGAGGCTGTGCTCCAGGAGGGCAGCCTGCCGCCGGCCGTGCACCGGGTCGTCAAGGACGAGGAGTACCGCGGGGAGATCAAGATCGCGCTCACCTTCACCCCGGCAGAG gaaaacgaggaggaggagagctACGGCGGCTGGAATCAGTCCACCTGA